From Haloglomus litoreum, the proteins below share one genomic window:
- a CDS encoding tyrosine-type recombinase/integrase, with translation MTEAFEKAVDRFKKRRGRGSADSTVKRYARHAENWRDWLSENRDKSVWDADSVDLLVFIEELTDEGMAPTTISQRVSAISKFYQDMEKLEERFDMPDVPENPYDGLDSDDKRFLRGDTKKKSGLSDTTQDEFPYLMSDEVSELVDNVPAPRLRNELMIRLMFNCGFRRGELAKCKVDNIDRKDKSIFIPPMKSENSRLVSYNEEYIGFHLSQWLDYGGRESMTYADESPYLFPTNKREHISGAYIGQMIKEAAEEAGLQEVIAEYSDGRKIHRVTAHTLRHSFAMQAIRSDIDIRSLQSLLGHDELDTTLIYLQQSKDEAKEESRLFDPYA, from the coding sequence ATGACGGAGGCGTTTGAAAAGGCTGTAGACCGTTTCAAGAAGCGCAGAGGGCGTGGCTCGGCAGATTCGACCGTCAAGCGGTACGCCCGGCACGCAGAGAATTGGCGGGACTGGCTTTCGGAGAACCGAGACAAGAGTGTGTGGGATGCCGACTCTGTGGACTTGCTCGTTTTCATCGAGGAGTTGACTGACGAAGGGATGGCCCCCACCACTATCAGTCAGCGGGTGTCGGCTATCTCAAAATTCTATCAAGATATGGAGAAGTTGGAGGAACGGTTCGATATGCCGGACGTGCCGGAGAATCCGTATGACGGCCTTGATAGCGACGACAAACGCTTTCTCCGTGGTGATACGAAAAAGAAATCTGGCCTTTCGGACACTACACAGGACGAATTTCCGTACTTAATGTCTGACGAAGTTTCGGAGTTAGTGGATAATGTTCCGGCCCCGAGACTCAGGAATGAGTTGATGATTCGTCTGATGTTCAACTGCGGCTTTCGCCGGGGAGAATTAGCGAAGTGTAAGGTAGATAATATAGATCGCAAGGACAAATCTATCTTCATCCCTCCGATGAAATCAGAAAACAGCCGCCTTGTGTCCTATAACGAGGAATACATCGGGTTTCATCTCTCGCAATGGCTGGATTACGGCGGTCGAGAGAGTATGACCTACGCCGATGAATCCCCGTATCTGTTCCCGACGAACAAGCGCGAACACATCTCCGGTGCCTATATCGGACAGATGATCAAAGAGGCAGCAGAAGAAGCCGGTCTACAGGAGGTTATCGCAGAGTATTCCGATGGGCGGAAAATCCACCGGGTGACAGCTCACACACTCCGTCACTCCTTTGCGATGCAGGCTATCCGGTCAGATATCGATATTCGCTCACTTCAAAGCCTTCTCGGCCACGACGAACTCGATACAACTCTCATCTATCTCCAACAGTCGAAAGACGAAGCTAAAGAAGAATCCCGTCTGTTCGACCCTTACGCTTGA
- a CDS encoding NAD(P)-dependent oxidoreductase codes for MRITVFGASGRTGVPLVRQALDRGHEVVAFVRSPDGFPVAGEGLTVVEGDAYTGDGVTEAVSPRGQSVDAVVSVLGQTGDGPDDLLTVAGDRITQAMAEAGVERFVTLVGAGVREPGESPSLQDRVMGGLLKLLVREVLADAETHVEHVRATDLDWTVVRAPRLVDGEGEGDYRAGDIDLGFESVARADVARLILDCLEGDLYRRELPKVGGPE; via the coding sequence ATGCGAATCACCGTCTTCGGCGCGTCGGGGCGGACCGGCGTCCCACTCGTGCGGCAGGCGCTCGACCGCGGACACGAGGTCGTGGCCTTCGTCCGCTCGCCCGACGGGTTCCCCGTCGCCGGCGAGGGGCTGACCGTCGTCGAGGGCGACGCCTACACCGGCGATGGCGTGACCGAGGCGGTCTCCCCCCGAGGACAGTCTGTCGACGCCGTGGTGAGCGTCCTCGGGCAGACCGGGGACGGGCCGGACGACCTGCTGACGGTCGCCGGCGACCGCATCACGCAGGCGATGGCGGAGGCCGGCGTCGAACGGTTCGTCACGCTCGTCGGCGCGGGCGTCCGCGAGCCGGGCGAATCGCCGAGCCTCCAGGACCGCGTGATGGGCGGCCTCCTCAAACTGCTCGTCCGCGAGGTGCTCGCGGACGCCGAGACCCACGTCGAACACGTCCGCGCGACCGACCTCGACTGGACCGTCGTCCGGGCGCCCCGGCTGGTCGACGGCGAGGGCGAGGGGGACTACCGCGCCGGCGACATCGACCTCGGCTTCGAGTCCGTCGCGCGAGCGGACGTGGCCCGGCTCATCCTCGACTGCCTGGAGGGCGACCTGTATCGCCGCGAGCTCCCGAAGGTCGGGGGGCCGGAGTGA
- a CDS encoding sodium:calcium antiporter: MLRLLELSVIAVVATAVVWKGSEWLEGASKNLSAHYGLPPVVQGAVVVAIGSSFPELVSVVLSTAPPPIGAGQFDLGVSAVVGSAVFNLLVIPAVSGILGDEVSASRAIVYKEAQFYMVAVSAVVITFALAVIYYPVPEDRLVGTVTRPLAAIPVLLYGVYVFTQYQDTNDFDAPDAGEIDIARQWGWLALSLVVIAVAVEGLVEAAVGFGDFFGTPSFLWGLTVIAAGTSLPDTLVSVRAAQENRGETSLANVLGSNVFDLLVAVPVGVLIVGAVPVNFGVAVPLLGFLTVATVIVFGFLRTELTLSVRESYALLGLYAVFIVWMVLETFGVLGFVPGA, translated from the coding sequence ATGCTCCGGTTGCTGGAACTCTCGGTCATCGCCGTCGTGGCGACCGCCGTCGTCTGGAAGGGGAGCGAGTGGCTCGAGGGCGCCAGCAAGAACCTCTCGGCGCACTACGGCCTCCCGCCGGTCGTGCAGGGGGCCGTCGTCGTGGCCATCGGGTCGTCGTTCCCCGAGCTGGTGAGCGTCGTCCTGAGCACGGCCCCGCCGCCCATCGGCGCCGGGCAGTTCGACCTCGGCGTGAGCGCCGTCGTCGGCTCGGCCGTGTTCAACCTGCTCGTCATCCCCGCAGTGTCGGGCATCCTCGGCGACGAGGTGTCTGCCTCGCGCGCCATCGTCTACAAGGAGGCCCAGTTCTACATGGTCGCCGTCTCGGCCGTCGTGATCACGTTCGCGCTGGCGGTCATCTACTACCCCGTTCCCGAGGACCGGCTCGTCGGAACCGTCACGCGGCCGCTGGCGGCCATCCCGGTGCTGCTGTACGGCGTCTACGTCTTCACACAGTACCAGGACACGAACGACTTCGACGCGCCCGACGCCGGCGAGATCGACATCGCGCGCCAGTGGGGCTGGCTCGCGCTCAGTCTCGTCGTCATCGCGGTCGCCGTCGAGGGACTGGTGGAGGCGGCCGTCGGCTTCGGCGACTTCTTCGGGACCCCCTCCTTCCTCTGGGGGCTCACCGTCATCGCGGCCGGGACCTCGCTCCCGGACACGCTCGTCTCCGTCCGTGCCGCCCAGGAGAACCGCGGCGAGACCTCGCTGGCGAACGTGCTCGGGAGCAACGTCTTCGACCTGCTCGTCGCCGTGCCGGTCGGCGTCCTCATCGTCGGCGCCGTCCCGGTCAACTTCGGCGTCGCGGTGCCGCTGCTGGGCTTTCTCACCGTGGCGACCGTCATCGTCTTCGGCTTCCTCCGGACGGAGCTGACCCTGTCGGTCCGGGAGTCCTACGCCCTGCTCGGGCTGTACGCCGTCTTCATCGTCTGGATGGTACTGGAGACGTTCGGCGTGCTCGGGTTCGTCCCCGGGGCGTAG
- a CDS encoding DUF6069 family protein yields the protein MATRIEESAVVESERESVAATLGSFRRRVGIGFVAAVLANLLLLGGARVAGVAAFEPLGIVPVALATAVAVLGGAVLYAVLARYTARPKRNFTALATVVVLASAVTLNFASTLPGATTAGVAVLGVMHVVAYAVVVAVLTDRQPLA from the coding sequence ATGGCAACTCGAATAGAGGAATCAGCGGTCGTGGAGTCGGAGCGGGAGTCCGTAGCGGCGACGCTCGGGTCGTTCCGCCGCCGGGTCGGCATCGGCTTCGTGGCCGCCGTCCTCGCCAACCTGCTGTTGCTCGGTGGCGCACGGGTCGCGGGCGTGGCCGCCTTCGAGCCGCTCGGCATCGTCCCCGTGGCCCTCGCCACCGCGGTCGCGGTGCTCGGCGGGGCCGTCCTCTACGCCGTACTCGCGCGGTACACAGCGCGTCCGAAGCGCAACTTCACCGCCCTCGCGACGGTCGTGGTGCTGGCCTCCGCCGTCACGCTCAACTTCGCGTCCACGCTCCCCGGCGCGACGACCGCGGGCGTGGCCGTGCTGGGCGTGATGCACGTCGTCGCGTACGCCGTCGTCGTGGCCGTGCTGACGGACCGGCAGCCGCTCGCGTGA
- a CDS encoding winged helix-turn-helix transcriptional regulator translates to MDPDLPRGREAAIAKRESLSAEERERMEATVSDLLELFGRAHTIGILRTFALSTEPWRFSELEDELGVSPNTLSARLKELVGAGLLTRTSYDEIPPRVEYEATEKAEALFPAFGHIHRWAHEHRLEPVDGGAEGETAAPGASAEADDD, encoded by the coding sequence ATGGACCCGGATCTGCCCCGCGGCCGCGAGGCGGCCATCGCGAAGCGGGAGTCCCTCTCTGCCGAGGAGCGCGAGCGGATGGAGGCGACCGTCTCGGACCTGCTGGAGCTGTTCGGCAGGGCCCACACCATCGGCATCCTGCGGACGTTCGCGCTGTCGACGGAGCCGTGGCGGTTCTCCGAGCTGGAGGACGAACTCGGCGTCTCGCCGAACACGCTCTCCGCGCGCCTGAAGGAGCTCGTCGGGGCGGGCCTGCTCACCCGGACCTCCTACGACGAGATCCCACCGCGCGTCGAGTACGAGGCGACCGAGAAGGCCGAGGCCCTGTTCCCCGCGTTCGGCCACATCCACCGCTGGGCCCACGAGCACCGGCTCGAACCCGTCGACGGCGGGGCCGAGGGTGAGACGGCCGCGCCCGGCGCGAGCGCCGAGGCGGACGACGACTGA
- a CDS encoding ABC transporter ATP-binding protein yields the protein MTQETDTRRTNGTGEAVTADGATTDRERATDDAYAIAGEGIEVTYSDGTRAVRGVDLHVPRGEFFGFLGPNGAGKTTTIKTLSTLLSPTGGSVRVNGFDVATESRKVRESIGYMAQETSVDPELTARENIRFACEAYGVPRGERAERIDELLDLADLADVADKEADEFSGGMKKRLDAATALVHRPPLVFLDEPTTGLDPKARNRLWDYFRRINEQGTTVFLTTQYLEEADQLCDRLSVIAEGEIVATGSPDELKRRVGGEILDIELAGVEGVDPGSGDAAAGADDGDADPRQRAVAVAREADLFTDAAVETTADGLTVTAEDARAHGTDLLVALRDAGIGVTGFNIRAPTLDDVFLAITGEELDEADEDAEAAEVTA from the coding sequence ATGACACAGGAGACAGACACACGACGGACGAACGGGACTGGCGAGGCGGTCACGGCCGACGGGGCCACGACGGACCGCGAGCGCGCCACGGACGACGCGTACGCCATCGCCGGGGAGGGCATCGAGGTGACCTACAGCGACGGCACCCGCGCGGTTCGGGGGGTGGACCTCCACGTCCCGCGTGGGGAGTTCTTCGGCTTCCTCGGGCCGAACGGGGCCGGGAAGACCACTACTATCAAGACGCTCTCGACGCTGCTCTCGCCGACCGGCGGCAGCGTGCGCGTCAACGGCTTCGACGTCGCGACCGAGTCCCGGAAGGTCCGCGAATCCATCGGCTACATGGCCCAGGAGACCAGCGTCGACCCCGAGCTGACCGCCCGCGAGAACATCCGGTTCGCGTGCGAGGCCTACGGGGTCCCCCGGGGCGAGCGCGCCGAGCGCATCGACGAGCTGCTCGACCTGGCGGACCTCGCGGACGTGGCCGACAAGGAGGCCGACGAGTTCTCCGGCGGGATGAAGAAGCGGCTGGACGCCGCGACAGCCCTGGTCCACCGGCCGCCGCTGGTCTTCCTCGACGAGCCGACCACCGGGCTGGACCCGAAGGCGCGCAACCGCCTCTGGGACTACTTCCGGCGCATCAACGAGCAGGGCACGACGGTCTTCCTCACGACCCAGTACCTCGAGGAGGCCGACCAGCTCTGCGACCGCCTCTCGGTCATCGCCGAGGGCGAGATCGTCGCGACGGGCTCGCCGGACGAGCTGAAGCGCCGCGTCGGCGGCGAGATCCTCGACATCGAACTGGCCGGCGTCGAGGGTGTCGACCCCGGGAGCGGGGACGCCGCTGCCGGCGCGGACGATGGCGACGCCGACCCCCGCCAGCGTGCCGTCGCGGTCGCCCGCGAGGCGGACCTGTTCACCGACGCGGCCGTCGAGACGACGGCCGACGGCCTCACCGTCACCGCGGAGGACGCCCGTGCCCACGGGACGGACCTGCTGGTCGCGCTGCGCGACGCGGGCATCGGCGTCACGGGGTTCAACATCCGCGCGCCGACGCTCGACGATGTGTTCCTCGCCATCACCGGCGAGGAACTGGACGAGGCCGACGAGGACGCCGAGGCCGCGGAGGTGACGGCATGA
- the lpdA gene encoding dihydrolipoyl dehydrogenase, whose translation MVVGDISTGTDLLVVGAGPGGYVAAIRAAQQGIDTTLVEKDAYGGTCLNEGCIPSKAYITAADRAHTAGESEEMGIHADPAVDMARLKGWKDEVVGQLTGGVEKLCKANGVNLVEGRAEFASENKVRVAHQGEGQGSESLEFEHAIIATGSRPTAVPFDFDGEHVISSTGALAMDEVPDRMLVVGAGYIGMELSTTFAKLGADVTVVEMLDSALPAYEDDISRVVRKRAEELGVEFRFGEAADAWTETPTGLRVTTVDEDENQTEFAADVVLQAVGREPVTDTMNLEALGIETDDNGFIPTDDQCRTAVDHVFAIGDVAGEPMLAHKASKEGEVAADVVAGEPAGLDYQAMPAAVFTDPEVATVGMTADEATEAGFEPVVGKMPMNASGRALTLNEPEGFVRVVADGESEFVLGAQIVAPEASELIAEFALAIEMGARLEDVASTVHTHPTLAEASMEAVMNARGEAIHTLNR comes from the coding sequence ATGGTCGTCGGAGACATCTCAACCGGAACGGACCTCCTCGTCGTGGGCGCGGGCCCGGGTGGCTACGTGGCCGCCATCCGCGCCGCCCAGCAGGGCATCGACACGACACTCGTCGAGAAGGACGCGTACGGCGGGACCTGCCTCAACGAGGGCTGCATCCCCTCGAAGGCGTACATCACCGCCGCGGACCGCGCACACACGGCGGGCGAGTCCGAGGAGATGGGCATCCACGCCGACCCCGCCGTCGACATGGCCCGGCTGAAGGGCTGGAAGGACGAGGTGGTCGGCCAGCTCACGGGCGGCGTCGAGAAGCTCTGCAAGGCGAACGGCGTCAACCTCGTCGAGGGGCGCGCGGAGTTCGCCTCCGAGAACAAGGTCCGGGTGGCCCACCAGGGCGAGGGGCAGGGCAGCGAGTCGCTGGAGTTCGAGCACGCCATCATCGCGACCGGCTCGCGGCCGACGGCGGTCCCGTTCGACTTCGACGGCGAGCACGTCATCTCCTCGACCGGGGCGCTCGCGATGGACGAGGTGCCCGACCGGATGCTCGTGGTCGGGGCGGGCTACATCGGGATGGAGCTGTCGACGACGTTCGCGAAGCTCGGCGCCGACGTGACCGTCGTCGAGATGCTGGACTCGGCCCTGCCCGCGTACGAGGACGACATCTCGCGCGTGGTCCGCAAGCGCGCCGAGGAACTCGGCGTGGAGTTCCGGTTCGGTGAGGCCGCCGACGCCTGGACCGAGACGCCGACGGGCCTGCGCGTCACGACCGTCGACGAGGACGAGAACCAGACGGAGTTCGCCGCCGATGTCGTCCTCCAGGCGGTCGGGCGCGAACCCGTGACCGACACGATGAACCTCGAGGCGCTGGGCATCGAGACGGACGACAACGGCTTCATCCCGACCGACGACCAGTGCCGCACGGCCGTCGACCACGTGTTCGCCATCGGCGACGTGGCCGGCGAGCCGATGCTCGCACACAAGGCCTCGAAGGAGGGCGAGGTCGCCGCCGACGTGGTCGCCGGCGAACCCGCCGGCCTCGACTACCAGGCGATGCCGGCGGCCGTGTTCACGGACCCGGAGGTCGCCACCGTCGGCATGACCGCCGACGAGGCCACCGAGGCCGGCTTCGAGCCCGTCGTCGGGAAGATGCCGATGAACGCCTCCGGGCGCGCGCTCACGCTGAACGAGCCCGAGGGGTTCGTCCGCGTGGTCGCCGACGGGGAGTCCGAGTTCGTGCTGGGCGCGCAGATCGTCGCGCCCGAGGCGTCGGAACTCATCGCCGAGTTCGCGCTCGCCATCGAGATGGGCGCCCGGCTGGAGGACGTCGCCTCGACGGTCCACACGCACCCGACGCTCGCGGAGGCGTCGATGGAGGCCGTGATGAACGCGCGCGGCGAGGCCATCCACACGCTGAACCGGTAG
- a CDS encoding NmrA family NAD(P)-binding protein yields the protein MAGRVLVTGATGTVGRHVVGELHDRGVPVRVASRDPERALADLGFDVVEEATDGGVADAAAGERAGTAGEAAGDPPAVEAVRFSFDEPETYGPALAGVSEVFLVRPGDVSAVEDRMFPFVDRLAEAGASCVLLSVQGADRNPWLPHARLEARLRERGVASTFVRAGFFMDNLHTFHRRAIWGSDEIWVPAGGAALAMVDARDVAAVGVAALVGEAGPGVDPTAELEPGVAAYEPTGPERLTFDDVAAVLSAELGREVEYVRPSVPRFLWHSDRLGDDLGFALVQCVIYTIARLRGQSEPTDDVRRATGAEPREIHDYARFHRDAWA from the coding sequence ATGGCCGGGAGGGTCCTCGTCACCGGCGCGACCGGGACGGTCGGTCGGCACGTCGTGGGCGAACTCCACGACCGCGGCGTCCCCGTCCGGGTCGCCTCGCGCGACCCGGAGCGCGCGCTGGCCGACCTCGGGTTCGACGTCGTCGAGGAGGCGACAGACGGCGGCGTCGCCGACGCTGCCGCGGGGGAGCGCGCCGGGACAGCGGGGGAGGCGGCCGGCGACCCCCCGGCCGTGGAGGCCGTCCGCTTCTCCTTCGACGAGCCCGAGACGTACGGCCCGGCGCTCGCGGGCGTGTCGGAGGTGTTCCTGGTCCGGCCGGGCGACGTGAGCGCCGTCGAGGACCGGATGTTCCCGTTCGTGGACCGCCTCGCGGAGGCGGGCGCGTCGTGCGTGCTGCTCTCCGTGCAGGGTGCCGACCGGAACCCGTGGCTCCCGCACGCGCGGCTGGAGGCACGCCTCCGCGAGCGCGGCGTGGCGTCGACGTTCGTCCGTGCGGGCTTCTTCATGGACAACCTGCACACGTTCCACCGGCGGGCCATCTGGGGGAGCGACGAGATCTGGGTGCCCGCCGGCGGCGCCGCGCTGGCGATGGTCGACGCCCGCGACGTGGCCGCCGTCGGCGTCGCGGCGCTGGTGGGGGAGGCCGGCCCCGGGGTCGACCCGACTGCGGAACTGGAGCCGGGGGTGGCGGCCTACGAGCCGACGGGGCCCGAGCGGCTCACGTTCGACGACGTGGCCGCGGTGCTGAGCGCGGAACTCGGTCGCGAGGTCGAGTACGTCCGACCCTCCGTCCCGCGGTTCCTCTGGCACTCCGACCGCCTGGGCGACGACCTCGGGTTCGCGCTCGTCCAGTGTGTCATCTACACCATCGCGCGCCTCCGGGGGCAGTCCGAGCCGACCGACGACGTGCGCCGCGCGACGGGGGCGGAGCCCCGTGAAATCCACGACTACGCCCGCTTCCACCGGGACGCGTGGGCCTAG
- a CDS encoding winged helix-turn-helix transcriptional regulator produces MSEHDGRLEVWCAGEEWCPITSTATILGRKWHPVIVHRLLKEGPQGFNALKEAVDGVSSKVLSDSLEDLEEHGLVTREVVSEKPFRVEYSLTERGRSLEPIIVAMREWGQEHLAAPTDA; encoded by the coding sequence ATGAGCGAGCACGACGGTCGACTCGAGGTCTGGTGTGCGGGCGAGGAGTGGTGTCCCATCACCTCGACCGCGACCATCCTCGGGCGGAAGTGGCACCCGGTCATCGTCCACCGGCTGCTGAAGGAGGGCCCCCAGGGGTTCAACGCCCTGAAGGAGGCCGTCGACGGGGTCTCCTCGAAGGTACTGTCCGACTCACTGGAGGACCTGGAGGAGCACGGCCTCGTCACCCGCGAGGTCGTGAGCGAGAAGCCGTTCCGGGTGGAGTACTCCCTGACCGAGCGGGGCCGCTCGCTGGAGCCCATCATCGTGGCGATGCGGGAGTGGGGCCAGGAGCACCTCGCCGCGCCCACGGACGCCTGA